In the Telopea speciosissima isolate NSW1024214 ecotype Mountain lineage chromosome 2, Tspe_v1, whole genome shotgun sequence genome, one interval contains:
- the LOC122652558 gene encoding ATP synthase subunit beta, mitochondrial — protein sequence MASRKVLSSLLRSSARRSASKPSIINPRTPSPSPTSRASPKGFLLNRVVDYATAAAAPAPSPASSPPATKGAGPSGKITDEFTGAGAVGRVCQVIGAVVDVRFDEGLPPILTALEVLDNSIRLVLEVAQHLGENMVRTIAMDGTEGLVRGQRVLNTGSPITVPVGRATLGRIMNVIGEPIDERGDIKTDHFLPIHREAPSFVEQATEQQILVTGIKVVDLLAPYQRGGKIGLFGGAGVGKTVLIMELINNVAKAHGGFSVFAGVGERTREGNDLYREMIESGVIKLGDKQSDSKCALVYGQMNEPPGARARVGLTGLTVAEHFRDAEGQDVLLFIDNIFRFTQANSEVSALLGRIPSAVGYQPTLATDLGGLQERITTTKKGSITSVQAIYVPADDLTDPAPATTFAHLDATTVLSRQISELGIYPAVDPLDSTSRMLSPHILGEEHYNTARGVQKVLQNYKNLQDIIAILGMDELSEDDKLTVARARKIQRFLSQPFHVAEVFTGAPGKYVELKESITSFQGVLDGKFDDLPEQSFYMVGGIEEVIAKAEKISKESAS from the exons ATGGCTTCTCGCAAGGTCTTATCATCTCTTCTAAGGTCTTCCGCACGTCGGTCTGCGTCGAAGCCTTCGATCATCAACCCTAGAACCCCTTCCCCATCTCCTACCTCTCGGGCTTCTCCCAAGGGTTTTCTTCTCAACCGTGTTGTAGACTATGCAACTGCGGCAGCAGCTCCAGCGCCATCTCCGGCTTCCTCCCCTCCGGCAACTAAGGGTGCTGGTCCCAGCGGTAAGATCACCGATGAATTTACAGGGGCCGGTGCCGTTGGGCGTGTCTGTCAGGTGATTGGTGCTGTCGTCGATGTTAGATTCGATGAAGGATTGCCTCCGATCTTGACTGCTCTTGAAGTTTTGGATAATTCGATCCGCTTGGTCCTCGAAGTTGCGCAGCATTTGGGAGAGAATATGGTCAGGACCATTGCCATGGACGGTACCGAAGGGCTTGTTCGTGGTCAGAGGGTTCTTAACACTGGCTCTCCCATCACT GTGCCTGTGGGCAGGGCTACTCTTGGCCGTATCATGAATGTTATTGGAGAGCCAATTGACGAGAGGGGTGATATAA AAACCGACCACTTTCTGCCCATCCATCGTGAGGCCCCATCCTTTGTTGAGCAGGCAACCGAACAACAGATCCTTGTCACTGGAATCAAG GTTGTGGatctccttgcaccttaccaAAGAGGTGGGAAGATTGGACTGTTTGGTGGTGCTGGTGTCGGAAAAACAGTGCTTATTATGGAACTGATTAACAATGTAGCAAAAGCTCATG GTGGTTTCTCCGTCTTTGCTGGTGTTGGGGAGCGTACTCGAGAGGGTAATGATCTGTACAGGGAAATGATTGAGAGTGGTGTCATTAAGCTAGGGGACAAGCAG AGTGATAGCAAGTGTGCTCTCGTTTATGGTCAAATGAATGAGCCTCCTGGTGCTCGTGCTCGTGTTGGGCTTACGGGGTTAACTGTAGCTGAACACTTCAGAGATGCTGAAGGGCAGGATGTGCTTCTCTTCATTGACAATATTTTCCGTTTTACTCAg GCAAACTCAGAAGTGTCTGCTTTGCTTGGTCGTATCCCATCCGCTGTGGGTTACCAACCAACTTTGGCTACTGATCTTGGAGGCCTGCAGGAGCGTATCACCACAACTAAGAAAGGTTCAATCACGTCTGTCCAGGCTATTTATGTCCCTGCAGATGACTTGACAGATCCAGCTCCTGCGACCACCTTTGCTCATCTGGATGCTACAACTGTGTTGTCCCGGCAG ATCTCTGAGCTTGGTATTTATCCTGCTGTTGATCCCCTTGATTCGACATCCCGTATGCTCTCTCCTCATATATTAGGAGAAGAGCACTATAACACTGCTCGTGGTGTACAAAAAGTACTTCAGAACTACAAGAATCTTCAAGATATTATTGCTATTTTGGGAATGGATGAACTCAGTGAAGATGACAAATTAACTGTTGCTCGCGCTCGTAAAATTCAGCGTTTCTTGAGCCAGCCTTTCCATGTTGCAGAAGTGTTCACGGGTGCCCCTGGGAAGTACGTGGAGTTGAAAGAGAGCATTACCAGTTTCCAG GGAGT